AGCGGTGAAAGCTGAGTGGTGGGAGGCCCTGTCTCCAGGCATCTAAGTGCTCATGTCTATTGACTCACTCTGCCATTCATCATCTTTCCCAGGCCACTTATTAGAAGATTTAAGTGAGAGTAGTGTTGAGCTCACCTGGAGGGAAACAATTCTCAGAGATCCAAGGCTGGGGGTTGGGAGGGGGATGGGAGTCCCACCCTGGACTCCACCAGGGCCACAGCCACCAAGCTCCCCTGCTGACTGGGGGTGGGGGCCTTGGAGCttggaggctgggctgggcacagtgggataGGGAGGCAGCTAGCAGTCCCTTTCAGCTTTTGGATGCTCTGACCTGAGGCCAGCTGCCGGGACCATTGCTGTGAGTTACCCCTAATGTTCAGCTGACAGCTTCACTAAAAGTGCAACGGTAAAAGCACAAGATTTGGAGTCCAGTGAGCTAGTTGGGTGAATTTTGGAAAGggtcttaacctctctgagtctcagttttctcatctgaaaataggGATAACAACAAATGTCAACGTCATAGGGTTAAGTTGAAGATTACACAGGAAAATGTAGTGTTTAGTGTCCCGCACATATCAATGATATTATTCATTCTGTGCTTGGAGAATTATTAGCAGTAAACTTTCTCTTCTACCACCTCTTCTAACCCAGCCTGCCCTACCATCTTTTCCACACTGACTTGCAGTCAGTATTCTGTATAACCATGAACAAGTCACTCTACTTCTCCATGACTCTATTTATTCATCTACAAAGTGGGGATGAAATTACCTGCTCTTTTCATCTACTTTGTAGGGCCATTTAGAAGATAACAAAGATGGAAGGAGTTTGCAAACTACAAAATGTCACCCTCCGGTCACTTGCTCTTACTGGCTAGTTttggctcccagaagccaggcagCTCAGCTAAAGCCTAGGAGTTGTTAAGCAAAGGAAGAATATGATCAGTAGGGCCCACAGCCCAGTCAACCTCCTTGGGAGTGGGGCAGTGGGAAACTAGCAGCTTGCCCACAGCAGTTTCCAAAAGGCTTACAAAAAGCTCTCTTATCTGTTGGATTTACGTCTGCTTTAAACATTAACTGGGAACAAGGGCAGACCACTTGCTAGGCACAACCCCAGCCCTCAAGCAGGCCATAGAACAGTGCTGGAGCTGACCAAAGTGAATTTCTTGATGATAAAAGGAAATTCTTAAGAAATTCCCTCCATTAACACCACCCACCCCTCCGGCCCCCCACCCCAAAAAGCACTGCAAAGCACTCCTCAGGGGACCACAGCAAAGGCAGCCATCTGTCATGGCAGAACAGGAAGAGCTCTTGTCCAGCAGGTTCAACACACCAGCATCATGTgggtaaaacaataaatattccCTCCCAGGCCACCTGAGTCAGAATCAGGGTGAGAAATCTTGCACTTAGGCAGTTGAAAACGTCCTGAGTCATTTGAGGTAGCCCAGTCTTCTGACTTACATATGGGAACTAGTCAAGTAAAATCTAGCCCAAGATTTGCCAAAGATGAGATTTGCCCACGGCCCAGTTGATTAACTGGGGGCAAAAATTGGGCAGAAACCCAGGCCTCTCAGACTCCAGGACCCCTATGAATTTCTAATGGATATAATGAGATTTTATGGACTTTCCCAGAGGTTCTTGCTCCAAAAGTTCCTTTAGCAACCATGCCTGCTCCTTCCTTCCCTGGACAGCCCAGGAGAGTTAATCCAATTTCTATGAAATATCAACTCCCCTCCcataagtttctctttttttgtcttgctAATTTGCTTTTAATTGGCTTTGCTTGATTCATGAAATACCGAGGGCCACCAAGCTTCTTTGTTGGTCTGGGAAGGGGCCCTAAGAATCCCTTCAATTATATCCATGGCAGCACTGCCCACAGCACTTTCAAGCAACTGTGGCTTGCTTAGGGATTGCAGTTGGGGGGAACTCAGGAATGCATCTACAGCAGGTGCCAGATGCCCTTGCTTGCCAGGGACCAAGGGTAAGAATCTGGATTAGAGAAACCAAAGCCATGAGCACAATCACCTTCTCTTGGTTGGTGGCACAGGTAGGCATTTGTGTGGTAACAGAAAGTGGCAAGTGATTCCTACCTAGGCTAGGACAGGCCTGGAAATCAGCACATGTCCCCAAGGTGACTGATTGTTGCTGTGGTATACCACTGGTGCTCACTGGATAAGATGCCCTGCAATAAGTGGCAGAAGCCACATTCCCCCACCCAGCCCAACAGCTGAATAGGTGGGGCAGGCAGCTATCTGGCCAGCATCTCTGCCCATAGGCCTGGATAAAAGATGCCATTCCTGCAGCTTGGCCTGCTGGTCCCACCATTAGACATAACCTTTTGATTGAGCCATCAGCAGGAGGTACACATCTTTGTCTCCTGGCTGGTAGGGAGATCGCATACTTGCAGAAATTGAGGCTAATTTTAGAAGTGCTAGCCAGCCCCTGGCAGTGCACAGGGACTTCAGAGGCAGGTCTTAGGGCATAGAAGGTGTGATAGAGTTTACCAATATGGCATCTGACTGGGATGTAAGGCATGGCTTGGATGAAAAACTGCAATTTCCTCTACTGTCAATTTCAGCCCTGGCTTCTGTTTCCCCTGCTAGGTTCTCCCCATTCCACCTCCACCCACCACCTCCTTGGTTTCTCAATTTCTCTCCAAGGGCAATCTCAACAACCATGGGTTACAGGCACGCTACTGTGGAACAAACCACAAGAATGCACATTAGTGACTGAGGGGTTccctcttgaacccagaagtttatTAGCATTCAGCAAAGATGTTGTTACAAACAGGCAGTGCATCCAGATATCCAGATGTCAGTGAGAGCTAGAAGTGGAGAGGTCAGAACCCAGGTGATTCTGTGATGTCTCAGGGATGGAGAAGAGGAAGCTCAGGTACAGCGAGGGGCCACACTCCCCTTTCTGCACTGGGAGAGAAATAACTCTTACACCTGGGGTGATGATGTACTGCAGTTCCtaatttcttccctccttcctccagccATTTTATTTAACATGACCTAAATATACATTCCTGTTttattcccccacccccacccccatataCAGCAGGAAAAATAAGcaccaataataataacaataattaaagtCCCACCTCTCAATAGACCCAACCCTCACACATATACATACcatgtggattttcttctttgGAGTGACTATAGGATTGGAAAGTTGGGGATCAGGCCAGCAAGCCATCACCCTGAAAGTCACTGTTCCCCAAAGTACCATCCACGTGTGAGCtggagcagggcaggggagggggaatGGTGGTAGGGGAGGATATTCCCCCAAAGCAGCAAGAGGGGTGAAGGAGTTCCCCAAAGCCTCTTCTGGGCAAATGTCACAATCAACTGAGCTCCTAGGAAGTCCTATGCAAAGGTTTCCTCAACGAGATGGTAAATTCCTGATAGTGCAAGCATCATTGTCATCTGTCTCCCACAGCTTCTCGGGGAAAAGGGACATGGCTGAAACCCCCTGCCTTCCCCATTGGGTGGAGAATGTCCCCAAAATGCTCCTTTGGAGAAACTCAACAAGACAAATAGCACAACATGGGCACtctgatttcaaaacaaaagcacaaaacataaagaggaaaaaaaaaaaaaaaaggcacatgagTACTCTCAGAAGGTCTAGACATGGGGAAGGAGggttcaaaagaaagaaaaacataaaataaagccAGAAAATGACAAGCTGTCTACCAGGTCCCACACGCCTGAGTCACCTGGCGTTTGTCTTCAGTACCTGGGCATCTTCTGCTGTCCCTATCATGAGGGGAGGGAATGGACAGTGTGATACAGCTAACGTAGgaagaggggaaagagggagggccCTAGGCAGTTGAGATGCCAGCCCTCTGCACAAGCAGCAGCAATTTTTGtgtcatctttgttttgtttaaaactgTAAACAGCACcgcttaaaaataaatcagaaaagaacAATTGATAAACATTGTTTTCCATgaatataaaatgcaaacaatataaaaatagataattgacttttgatatatatatatattaaaaacaacttGAATGCAACATACACATGGGTAAACTTGAAGTCTCCCTGCTAAACCCCATGCCTCCCTCTAGCAACTGGGCCTGGGGGCTGAGGGCAGGTGGGGTGGTGGCACTGGCACAGGTAAGGAAAGCTGCTGGCAGCAGGATGAAGGGTACAtacccagcctcctgagtgtgTGAAGCTACTTCCCTTCTTGTCATAGGACTaaggagggagagagactggTGTTTACTGAACCCATTATCCGGGCAGTCTTGTGGCCTGGTACCCAAGTTGAGGCCAGATAGGTAGGGCTGGCTTGAACTGGGCCCCAAGGCAGTGCTTCCTTGGAGACGCTAAAGCACCAAGAAACTGGCATCCTGGCCCTGGGAGAGGCCTACTAGGTAGCCTTCTCTATCCACATTCACTGGTTCTCCAAGGATCAGTCTCATCTGGGAATTCTCAGGATCACAGCTGTCTGGCACTAGGCCTACTGGGTAACAAGATTAAGGCAGCTGCTTTCACTAAGTCCCATTTTCCCTTAAAGTCACATCCAAAAGCGTTATTCTAGGACCTTGCAATGGAGACATGGTGTTCATTTAGTCATAGTCTTGGAGGTGTGGACATGATATCAACAGTTTTAGTGGTCTGGGGCGTATTTGCTGCCAACCAAGTCAGCACTGGTCTGTGTTTGGAAACAGGCCTGAAGCTTGGCTGGCTCTCCCAGTGTCACCTTGTGCTGTCATCACCATGGGTGCCCAGACaggtcttccttcctcctctaagCTGCAGTTGGATTTCAGCCATAAACTGCTTAGCGCTAGAGATTCAAAGGAACCTGCTTCTGCAGCCACATATCTTGGCTGCCCCACTTCAGGTGGTAAGGATCCTATCCCTGGGCTGGCTAGGGCAGTGAAGGGACTTGCAGGCAGCAAGGCTGTCCAAACCATGAACTCTCACTCAGCCCCAGGCCCTACTCTGTGGTGTGTGACCTTCCAAAGCCCATCAAAGTGTGTCAGGGCTATGCCACTGCCCCTCAGAGACAATGCCTCATGCTGCCTTCCTGACCCTGAGGGCAGCTCTCAGCCCTTAGCCAAAGGTTGAccacctcctttttctcttcccagaTAGGCTGGTGGCCCTTCTCCAGCAGGGTCCGGAGGCTGGTGATGGCTCTACTGCCTGCTGTGGCTGGCACAGTCCACATGTAGACAGGAGCTCAAGCTGCCCTGAAAGAAGAGGCAAGAGGTGGGTTTTTCCCTGTTGTAAAGGCATTTGGTGAGTGTTTACTTCCTGCCAAACAGCCAGGCCAATTTCAGCCCCACCATCCCAGAGCAGCTTTGGTAAGAGGCCAGAAAGTTGGAATTTGGGCACTTCTCTCTTGGAATGCTGTGCTTGGGGTAAGGAGGGCCTTCCTCACCCTCTTTCATTCTCCAGCTCCACAACAGACACATTTCTTCACAATGTATCTGTAGCCAAAGTCAACTTGAAGAGCTGGTCTGGGTCCCTTGAGTGGTGGTGTTAGTGCCATGCAAATTCATGTGGTGCTTCCAGGGGTGCAGCTTCTACCAGCCAGGTCTGCTATTTGTGAGTAACGGCCAACCCCAATCTGAGAAATGGTGACAAAGACCAGCATGGACACATCCCCTGGCCAAGAAACAGTTTGCCCACAAAGTCACCTTGACTTAGAGGGCAAACAGCATCTGTTTCCAAGCTAAAATGCTGTATCTCAGGAATGGCAAGAACCCTGTTGACTTCTCTCAACAGGCATGGAGatggtggggtgtgggggtgggggtgcaatAATCATAATTTGAGTGAACACAGCCAAGCAAAAAATGTTCCATATGCCATTTCCAATAAAGACATGTAAAAGGAACCCTCTCCTATAGGTGACTAATGAGAGGTTGGGCTTGGCAAGATTAGCCTGTTCCAGTGGCTTCCTGACAGCAAGCTCTTCCCCACCAGTATTTCCAACCTAGTTTAACATGAAAACTGCATGGATGCAGGAGAAGGGAGGGTGCCATTCATTCCATAAAGGGCTGCAACTGCCAAGAAGCCCTGTCCTTTGATGATGCTGAGGACTTGGCTAATTGGAAGATAAAAGCTCTTTAAAGGGCCCAGAACAGCAGCTGAGATGCCTTTGGTATCCTGTCTTGGGAGTGCAAAGCTGGGGCCTTATTGCAGAGTTCAAATGATGGGGTGGGCAAGGCTTAAGGAACTTTTTGTGTTGGGAGGCTTGAGAAGGGAGTAGTTTTCCCTTTTAAGAAACTGAGATACCTCAAGCTCTGCAAAGTCTGAAATCCCCTCTCTTGCTGGCTGTGATAAAAGGACCCTCATTTTCTATCTTTCCCCTacaccccacaaaaaccccagcCCCTATAGTCAAGCCTAATTTAGGTTGTTTCTCTTCCCTTATCTCAATTAAAAGACCAAGTTCCTTGTGATGAGATTATGAAAACTTCctttagaggaaaaaagaacaaaaattcaaaagtttcTGCAACTCAGGTAGTCACAggcttaaaagaaagaaaaaaaaaatcctatcattCCAGAGCTCAAGACTCTATGGCAGTGTCCACAACAGAACTTTGTTTTGTCTTCTGTTTGCAAATCGATGAATTTTATCGCTCCATCAAGGGGATTAGCGTTTTTGTCTTTAACCCAAGCTATGGCAGGACAGGTTAAAAGGCCCCCATCTGGTCATGATGCCGAAGTCCACAGTGATAGGCTGTGAGACACATGCTACTTGATCCTAAGGACAGCTAGCTGGGATGAATAGCTTATAGTCATCTGATATAATGATGGCAGCTATGCCAAGGCTAGAAGGAATAGGGGTGGGGAGGATCTGTACCATAATTTCACATTGCTAATAGCAAATAAGCCCCACTTCCCCAAGTGGGAGGCAATGCAGACTTGGCTGCTAATCAGTGGTTCATCATTCACTGGGGGAAACGGGCAGGGAGCGCTAAAGGTTTAGCCTGTGTCAAGGATGCATGCTAAAtatgcgtgtgcgtgtgtgtgtgtgtgtgtgtgtgggtgggtgtatatatacatatatatatgtgtgtgtgtgtgtatatatatatatacatatatatatataatcactaACTTGGCAACTGGAATAGGCACAAAATTACAGCATCCCAAACCCGGCATGGGGTCACAAGAAGAAacctcaaaagcaaaaactggagtgcagtagcagcagcagcctcCCTGGGCAGATGCACTTGAGTTGAACGTGGCCATAGATGGCAGAAGAGGGAAGTGGGAAAACCAAGGTGAAAACTCATAGGAGTTTTCCTTGGCCCAAAGGGTTTTCAAGTTAAACAGcaaccccaccccccacccctctgCCCAACCCCTGATCCCCATTCACATGCTCAGGCCCCGTGCCCCTACTCCAGAACTGATGATAACTACTTGGCTAGGTTTCCATTCACGGCAGTGGAGGAGTAGCTGGTGGCAAGAGAGGCACCTTGCTCGGACCTCTCCTTTGACAGGTCAAGGCTGGAAGGTCCATAGTGagtgggctgaggctgggggtgcTCAGGCTGGACCCTGGGCAGCTGAGGAATGCCATGGGTGATGCCCACAGGCTTGGCCTGTGGTAGAGGGCTGGGGCTgaagcctccagaactggaagAGCAACTGGGCTCATCAACAGGCAGCAGCACATCTCGAGGCCTGGCCCtcacactctgggaggcctgtGGCTGGAGGTTATAGCAAGGGCCCATGGGCAGGTATAGGTGTGAGGGACGAGCTAGCTGAGGCCTGGATTCCCCAGGTGCCCTTGACTCTGGCACTGATAGTGACATTGACGTGGTCATAGGAGGTATGCAACAGGTTGCCTGCTCATATGGAGACTGGCTGGAAGGTCTGTCCAACTGGTTAGGGCTTACCCAGGCAGGACTTGGCCCCACTGGAATAGGGCAGGGAGCCCAAGCAGGCCAATCATAGGCCCCTGGGGGTTCAGTATAGAGGGAAAGGGGACTGTCTCGGCTCcattccccttcttcctcctcttcatcttcttcatctgAATCTTCCTGCTGGGCCTGCAGCTCATCAGACTCCAGGTAGCCCTGGGCCAAGTGGGAATTGGAGAGCTCCATCTCCAGGGTCTCTGCAGTGTCAAGAGAGCGGCTTCTCCTGTTGAGGGCCATAGCAGCAGGTGGAGGTCGAGGGTGCAGGCCAGGCAGTCCCAAGTATCGTGGCAGGCTGCTCACACCCCAGGGCAGGCCTTGGTAGAATCGACTATGGTAGTTGTTGAAGGCATGTTTGTGATAGTAGCCCAGCTCAAAGGCTTCCAAGGAGGCTGCAAGATCTTCATCATTGTGGAACTCAGGATTCTCTTCACACTTGCCTTCCCCATCCCGTTCCACATCAGCGATGTCAAAGGTCACCATGGGAGGCAGCTCAGGGAGGTTTTGAGTGAAAGATGAGTCAGAGTCAGAGCTGCAGGACATGCTGGAAAAGAGgtttccattgctggtgaactctACCAGGGCCTGTGAGAAACTCACAGTGGCATTCCCTTCCTTCtcaacctcctcttcctctggATCTTCAGGGGGTGAATAAGTAGGGTAGGCCCTCCTGGGAGATCCTCCAAAATTTGCTTCTTGCATATCTGGCTCAAACATGGCATCACTCTGGAAGAGCTGCATTAGGCAGGTACTTTGATCTTTCTTGGAGCAGGTTCCTTCATAACGCTTCTCAAGAGGACGGAAGTCCCTCCAGTCTGGCTCGCTGCTCGCAGTGGTGGGAAAAGCTGAGGTAATTCCCCGGTGGGAAATCTGAGAGGTCCCTGATAGCCCTGCTGCCAGGCCCATCACTGATGGGCCTAAGGGCCTCATCTGATACTCTAAGACGGGCTTCTCCTGCCGGGCCTGGGCCTCTCGGACTTGAGTCTCTCTAGAACGAGCCTCTCGGGCCTGGGTTTCTCGGGTTCTGGCCTCCCTGCCACGAGCTTCCCAAGTGTGGACCTCCCTGGCATAGGCTTCCCTGCCATGAGACTCTCGAGTATAGGCCTCCCTGGTGTGGGCCTCCCTGGCATGAGCTTCTTGGGCACGTGCCTCCTGGGCCTCAAGCTGCTCCCGCCGAAGCTCCCAATACAACAACTGTTTCTGGATGGTCACTAGCCGTTCTTCCTCTGTCTCCATTGCCCCAGGTGGCCGGGAGGAAGAAAAGGGCTCAAAGTTTAAGAAGGGGTCAAACATCTCAGAGGTTCGACCATGGAGGTCATAAAGGCAGTCATCTCCAGGTGGAGAGTTCTCAAGGCTGTCATCTGGCTCATAGAACTCATATAGGGCATCTCCACTGTAACTGTCTCGGGGTAGACAATCCCTGTGGACAAGCCCCAGGGCCTCACCTGAATCATCCTCaaatccaggtgtggtggagtcATAATAACCTTCATCACTATTGGGGGCGGATTCTTGCTGGTCACTCTGAGGAGTCAAAAGTTCCCCAGGGGCTAGGCCAGGATAAGACCTAACTGGGTCAAGGAGCATGTAGCCGTGGTGGCCTGGGGATGTGGTGGGATGGTAGCCCAGGTTCATATTGGGCCTTGGATACATCTGAGCAGTTGCCCACAGATACTCTAAGTCatcatcttcttcctcctccttaacctcctcttcttcctcctctaattctacctcttcttcctcttcctcctcctcgtcATCATCTGGCAAGGCcatctcctccccacctccctggtAGGTCACCAGGCAGGAACTTCGCTTGGTCCCATCTCGGTTTGCTCTCTGGCCCCCAGAGGCCATGCTGTCTGTCATACTGTCCATGTCCTGTTCTGCTATAATGTCACCACAACCTGTCAATGAGTCAAAGCTTTTCAGGGATGTCACATCCCCAAACAAGAGGCTCAGCTGGTCCCCCACAGGGCCATTGGGTGGGTTTACCTCTCCTGCTACTACCTTCTCCCCTGTTTCTGGGCTATGGGGTTCCTCTAGGCTACTGGATTCAGGGGCAGGTTTGGGTTGCACATGTGCTGAGGCACAGACCTCCATGGGTTTTTCTGGATCTTTACAGGCCATTGTCTCAGTAGTTGGTGGAGAAGGCTCTGGTGTTGGAGAAACTTTTGGCCCAGGGGCATCTTGGGGGTTAGCATTTTCCTTTCTAGGGGCTTGGAAGGTCTCCTCAGGGCAGGGCACCCGAGGGGCTGAGCTCACGTGCTCATGAGGCCTGGCTTTGACCCTCTCAGGCCCCTTGGCCCCTGGCTCACTTTGCTCAGCCCCAGTGACCTTGCTCTTCCGGTGACGGCGGATACTGCTAAAAAAGCCTTTTAGGCCTTTCTTTGGCTTGGGCATAGATGGAACCTTCTCAGCCACAGCTTTCTCTGTGGCTCCAGCCACAGACGTCTTACATCTGGAGCCTGTCTCCAAAGCCCCATGGGCGCTCTGAGAGCTGGGAAATCGGCAGGGTAATTCAGGCAAAGGCAGGGAGAAGCCAGTTCCTTCACTGACAACATCTTCAGGGCCATGGGCTGCTTCACTCAGGCCATCGTGGGTCTTGCTCTTGCTGAGACCTTTCTTGGAGCTGCCTTTCCCAGAACCTTTGCTCCGTCCCCCTCCAAAGAAACTAGGCAGAGTACAGATACCCTTCTTGCCACCAAAGAGTTTCATGGCAGTTTTCTTCAGCCTACCTGGGCCGGATGAGGATGGCTCTGATGTTGGTCCTTCTATCGCCTTAGCTGCCTTGTTCTTGGCTCCTTTTTCTGTCGTTTGTTCATGGGTACTCCCAGAGGCTGCAGCTCCCTTGGCCTGAGCAGCTTCATCCTTTTGGGTCTCCATGATGATGGGGACAACTGAGGTACGTCCAGCTGGAAATTCAGCCTCAGGCTTCCAGGCACTGTTATAACATTATCAGTCAGGAAGCATCACAGTGCGGTCTGGAGGAGATaggagagacaaagacagagagacagatacTAGTGAGCAAGCATCCAGGCTGGGTTTGCTTTCACCGGACATCAGGCTTGAGCGGAACGAGAAAGAAAgtaaggggaaatgtggggtaaATCTTAATCCACTCGATATGCTTGGCTTGCTGGGCCAGCTCCCTCTGGGCCCCAAGGCAGCAAAACTCTACACTGAGCAACAAGAAGCCTTCACCCACTACCTTCTTGCTGGGTCCACTCCCTTCAGACCATCCTAAGCTCAGGGGACCACTGGCAGGGGGACCTGCAGTTGTGTGAAAGGCCTAGTGGTGCTATTGGTTGCGGGAGGTATTATCAATTATCAAAGGGGATGAGGATAGGGagagacaagaaaggaaaaagggatgTTGGCTCCAATATCACAgaatttttgaaaagtatctcGCAAAACAGTCTATTGAGTCCTCACAGGGTTCTGTTGGAGTCAAGCTTCAGTTTCACATTAGTCTGGGCTCTCACTGACATTTCATCTGAGACTGAAAAGTGGACCTGAAGTTTCACCTCCCATCCATAGCTTCCTAAATTGCCTACAGAACCATGCTCAGGCTTCAGAATCTCAGAACAGGAGCCTCACAGATCCGAAAACTAGGTATGCAATCTAGGACCTGCTAAGACAATGAAATGGGAGCCTCAAGAAAGGTACTCTCTGGGCTTCAATATTCGCCATCCAAGAAGCCTACCAACATCTCTCCCTCAGAGAGGTGATATGAGGGTGGGTCTAAGCCAGACCCTCTATTGGCTGTCCTGTTGGGAAGATATTTTAATGTGGTCATCAATGGAACCCCAAATTCCCCTTGAGAACCATGAGGTAGACTGTTTCTCCTCTACTCTCCTCCTCTTATTATTTTTGTCCCCATCTAGTTCTCTATCTAGGAAGGGAACTTCTTGAAGGCCCTACGTGATTCATATTCCTGGTGTGTGAGATAGGTTCCcaatagctttttaaataaataaatctggtgCGAGCCACACCCTTCTGGTTAAGGCTCTCAATCCTCCAAATGCCCAAATACCAACAAAGACGGAATAAAAACAAGACCTAGCCACTACCTACCACAATATACCTCTGCACCTCTGGTCATCGGCTAGCTCAGTGACCAGCCTGCTAAAACCCAATGACCCCTCCCTGGGAAGTCCCTCACCAGTGTGTCCCCTCTCTGTAGAGTGGCACCAGCAGATGGGGGAtctgggaggagaggagagaggggaaggggaaagggagggaaggaagaggaagagagggggagagaagCAAGCACCCTTGGTTCAGGAACAGCTGGACAGTACACCAGGCCTGTGATTGCTTGCCACAGTAATAAGATTCACACATTCACCTGAAGTGGAAGACTGTGGACCAGCAATGAGCGTGGAAAGAGGCTGGCAGCTACACTCTAGCCTTGGAGCTCCTGCTTCTGTCTGGCAAACATTAATTTTGTGCCTGCTGCCTTGCTTGGCTTGACACTTGAATCATCAGTGTGATAAAGAACACTCTACATAACTGAATATTAAAACTGGAGGAAGATAACAGCTGGTtatccagaaaagaaaagagcaggtGAAAAGGAAAGTTCATCTGAACCTCTCTCCGCAGAGATCTGCATTGCCATTTGCTCAGGTTAGAGATTTTTCTGTGACATATTTTGACATCACACTATTCCAACTCAGCCCTGCAACTGATAGTCCCACAATAGACAGCGCCCCCTCCCActtccaaatacacacacaatcaTACCTAAACACACAATCACCCAGTTTTCTGTCCCTGGGTCTGGTGGGAATAGGAGTCCTATCATGTCTGAATGCCCCACTTTCCACAGCACATTTTTACCTCAGCCTTAAAATTACTGGTAAGGTTATCGTCACGGTGTTGGGGATAGGGGAGTTGGGGTGGCAGTACTGGAGTTGTTTGTGAAATTCTATTCCTCTCTGGAATTCAGTGCTGCAGGGCAGGCCAAGAAGGGAGAACTCCCAGCCTTTGCTTCTAGGGAGCTCCTAGGCTAACAGGGAGAGTCCTACATGTAACAGTCTGTTAGAAACTGGACCACACAACAGGAAGTGACTAGCATGCAGGAGAGCGAGGTGAGCATTACCTGAGCTCcgccttctgtcagatcagcagagGCAGATTCTCATAGCAGCGTGAACCCTATTGCAAACTGCACATGCaaggatctaggttgcactctccttatgagaatctaacaaatgcctgatgatctgagatggaacagttttatcccaaAACTTTCCCCCTCTCCatccgtggaaaaactgtcttccacaaaacaggTCCCTGGttccaaaaaggttggggattgCTGCCTTAAAGAGTAGCCCGTTATTTCTT
This portion of the Macaca thibetana thibetana isolate TM-01 chromosome X, ASM2454274v1, whole genome shotgun sequence genome encodes:
- the AMER1 gene encoding APC membrane recruitment protein 1 codes for the protein METQKDEAAQAKGAAASGSTHEQTTEKGAKNKAAKAIEGPTSEPSSSGPGRLKKTAMKLFGGKKGICTLPSFFGGGRSKGSGKGSSKKGLSKSKTHDGLSEAAHGPEDVVSEGTGFSLPLPELPCRFPSSQSAHGALETGSRCKTSVAGATEKAVAEKVPSMPKPKKGLKGFFSSIRRHRKSKVTGAEQSEPGAKGPERVKARPHEHVSSAPRVPCPEETFQAPRKENANPQDAPGPKVSPTPEPSPPTTETMACKDPEKPMEVCASAHVQPKPAPESSSLEEPHSPETGEKVVAGEVNPPNGPVGDQLSLLFGDVTSLKSFDSLTGCGDIIAEQDMDSMTDSMASGGQRANRDGTKRSSCLVTYQGGGEEMALPDDDEEEEEEEEVELEEEEEEVKEEEEDDDLEYLWATAQMYPRPNMNLGYHPTTSPGHHGYMLLDPVRSYPGLAPGELLTPQSDQQESAPNSDEGYYDSTTPGFEDDSGEALGLVHRDCLPRDSYSGDALYEFYEPDDSLENSPPGDDCLYDLHGRTSEMFDPFLNFEPFSSSRPPGAMETEEERLVTIQKQLLYWELRREQLEAQEARAQEAHAREAHTREAYTRESHGREAYAREVHTWEARGREARTRETQAREARSRETQVREAQARQEKPVLEYQMRPLGPSVMGLAAGLSGTSQISHRGITSAFPTTASSEPDWRDFRPLEKRYEGTCSKKDQSTCLMQLFQSDAMFEPDMQEANFGGSPRRAYPTYSPPEDPEEEEVEKEGNATVSFSQALVEFTSNGNLFSSMSCSSDSDSSFTQNLPELPPMVTFDIADVERDGEGKCEENPEFHNDEDLAASLEAFELGYYHKHAFNNYHSRFYQGLPWGVSSLPRYLGLPGLHPRPPPAAMALNRRSRSLDTAETLEMELSNSHLAQGYLESDELQAQQEDSDEEDEEEEEGEWSRDSPLSLYTEPPGAYDWPAWAPCPIPVGPSPAWVSPNQLDRPSSQSPYEQATCCIPPMTTSMSLSVPESRAPGESRPQLARPSHLYLPMGPCYNLQPQASQSVRARPRDVLLPVDEPSCSSSSGGFSPSPLPQAKPVGITHGIPQLPRVQPEHPQPQPTHYGPSSLDLSKERSEQGASLATSYSSTAVNGNLAK